In Fervidobacterium sp., a single window of DNA contains:
- a CDS encoding EscU/YscU/HrcU family type III secretion system export apparatus switch protein yields MCEMVEKDCTERLAVALKYEIGKDFAPFVVAKGKCHLADMIIKKAEENNVPIVKSPELVEELFKLDVLEMIPSKLYLAVAEVLVFVSKIK; encoded by the coding sequence ATGTGTGAGATGGTGGAAAAGGACTGTACTGAAAGACTTGCCGTTGCCTTAAAATACGAAATAGGTAAAGACTTTGCGCCATTTGTAGTGGCTAAAGGTAAGTGTCACTTGGCAGATATGATTATTAAAAAGGCAGAGGAAAATAACGTGCCAATAGTAAAGTCACCAGAATTGGTTGAAGAATTATTCAAACTCGATGTTCTTGAAATGATTCCGTCAAAACTTTATTTGGCAGTAGCAGAAGTATTGGTGTTTGTAAGTAAAATAAAATAA
- the prfB gene encoding peptide chain release factor 2, translating into MIAYELKQRIDELKRKYDDILEVFHPEDKREKLKELEEESLKPDFWSDQKRAQQVNKEIQRIRKIVEDMEKIKKLFEDIEVGIELVEEDPSMQEHLEEIIEEVAKKIREFELELILNGKFDNANAYLSIHPGAGGTESQDWASMLLRMYLRWAERHGYSVEIVDYQDGEEAGIKSATIYLKGDFAYGYLKHERGVHRLVRISPFDANKRRHTSFASVNVLPEIEDDIDIEIKPEDIRIDTYRASGAGGQYVNKTESAIRITHIPTGIVVTCQTERSQLQNRETAMKMLKARLYQLELEKRRKQIEQIQGELRDISWGNQIRSYVFQPYTMVKDHRTDVETGNIEAVMDGEIDIFIEAELVYYAKLGLNE; encoded by the coding sequence GTGATTGCATATGAACTAAAGCAACGAATCGACGAACTAAAAAGGAAGTACGATGATATACTTGAGGTTTTTCATCCAGAAGATAAGAGGGAAAAGCTCAAAGAACTCGAAGAGGAAAGTTTGAAACCCGATTTTTGGAGTGATCAAAAGCGAGCCCAGCAGGTTAACAAGGAAATCCAGAGAATTAGGAAGATAGTTGAAGATATGGAAAAGATTAAAAAATTGTTTGAGGACATAGAAGTTGGGATTGAGTTAGTGGAAGAAGATCCTTCCATGCAGGAACATTTAGAAGAAATTATTGAGGAAGTTGCAAAAAAAATAAGAGAATTTGAGTTGGAGTTGATTTTGAATGGAAAATTCGACAATGCAAATGCTTATCTCTCAATCCATCCAGGGGCTGGAGGCACAGAATCTCAAGATTGGGCATCAATGCTTTTAAGAATGTACCTACGTTGGGCTGAGCGGCATGGTTATTCGGTTGAGATTGTTGACTACCAAGATGGAGAAGAAGCTGGTATAAAAAGTGCAACAATTTACTTGAAGGGTGATTTCGCTTATGGATATCTAAAACACGAAAGAGGCGTGCACAGACTTGTGAGAATTTCTCCTTTCGATGCGAATAAAAGAAGACATACTTCGTTTGCATCTGTTAACGTATTACCGGAAATAGAAGATGATATAGATATCGAGATTAAGCCTGAAGATATAAGGATCGATACTTACCGAGCAAGCGGAGCTGGTGGGCAATATGTTAATAAAACCGAATCCGCTATAAGGATCACACACATACCTACAGGCATTGTTGTGACGTGTCAAACGGAACGTTCACAATTGCAAAATCGTGAAACTGCTATGAAAATGTTGAAGGCAAGGCTGTATCAACTTGAACTTGAAAAGAGGAGAAAACAGATAGAACAAATTCAAGGTGAGTTAAGGGACATAAGTTGGGGAAATCAAATCAGATCCTACGTGTTTCAACCATATACAATGGTAAAAGACCACAGAACTGATGTGGAAACTGGCAACATAGAAGCAGTTATGGACGGAGAAATAGATATATTCATCGAAGCAGAATTAGTCTATTACGCAAAACTCGGTTTGAACGAATAA
- the minD gene encoding septum site-determining protein MinD, translated as MIGKPKVFVVTSGKGGVGKTTFTSNLGCTLAKMGERVCLIDADIGLKNLDVVLGLENRIIYTSFDVVNGTVSAKEALVKHKQLKNLYLLAASQVATKEMMSPEDMKRIVQELYDDFDYILIDSPAGIERGFRNSVAPAEAAFIVTTPELPAISDADRVIGLLENYGFTEDKMYIVLNKFKVHMAKRGDMLDKSDVEKALAMRLIGVIPDSEEVIVATNKGIPVVLEDGVVIGKSFENIVRRVKGEQIPIDEDLKGVSKGFISSLLSMFKKR; from the coding sequence ATGATTGGGAAACCAAAAGTCTTTGTAGTTACTTCAGGAAAGGGCGGAGTTGGTAAGACGACTTTCACTTCTAATCTTGGTTGCACACTTGCCAAGATGGGGGAGAGAGTGTGTCTTATAGATGCTGATATAGGACTCAAAAATCTTGACGTTGTACTTGGACTTGAAAATAGGATTATTTACACCTCTTTCGACGTAGTAAACGGCACTGTTTCAGCTAAGGAAGCACTTGTGAAACACAAGCAGTTGAAGAATTTGTACCTTTTAGCTGCTTCTCAAGTAGCAACGAAAGAAATGATGTCGCCTGAAGATATGAAACGTATTGTACAGGAGCTCTATGATGACTTCGATTACATACTTATAGATTCGCCTGCAGGTATAGAAAGAGGTTTTAGAAACTCAGTTGCCCCTGCAGAGGCAGCTTTTATTGTAACAACTCCAGAATTACCTGCCATATCTGATGCCGATAGAGTCATAGGATTATTAGAAAATTATGGATTCACAGAAGACAAAATGTACATTGTGTTAAACAAATTCAAAGTACACATGGCAAAACGAGGGGATATGCTTGACAAAAGTGATGTTGAAAAAGCTCTCGCAATGAGATTAATCGGAGTTATTCCTGACTCAGAAGAAGTAATCGTTGCAACAAACAAAGGCATACCTGTTGTACTAGAAGATGGAGTGGTCATAGGGAAAAGCTTTGAGAACATCGTTAGGAGGGTCAAGGGGGAACAGATACCCATCGACGAGGATTTAAAGGGTGTTTCAAAAGGATTCATATCTTCATTACTTTCTATGTTTAAAAAGAGGTGA
- a CDS encoding trigger factor, with protein sequence MWIIDIFKKKKQKNTKSPKEEAAERLETMLTRRREIVKMIPVEEFEANSEEIKYAVIETISRKFNIPPEKVKVDYHEQNGYVVIVTNVNFK encoded by the coding sequence ATGTGGATTATAGACATATTCAAGAAGAAAAAACAAAAAAACACAAAATCACCAAAAGAAGAAGCTGCTGAACGACTTGAAACCATGCTTACAAGAAGAAGAGAAATAGTAAAAATGATACCTGTTGAAGAATTTGAAGCAAATTCTGAGGAAATAAAATACGCAGTTATTGAAACAATTTCGAGAAAATTCAACATTCCACCTGAGAAAGTAAAAGTGGATTACCACGAACAAAATGGATATGTAGTCATAGTTACAAATGTCAATTTCAAATGA